From the Diadema setosum chromosome 3, eeDiaSeto1, whole genome shotgun sequence genome, the window gaataacaaacagaatattgtcctgtatgaaccatgatattctttcttgataatgtggtggctctgaaaagagccgttgtgtTGTGTGGTGCGACCACGGAGGACAGGCCTCTTTCTACGCCCTCTCTCCCCGGATGCGACGGGCCAGCTGAATGTCCTTGGGCATGATGGTAACCCGCTTGGCGTGGATGGCGCACAGGTTGGTGTCTTCGAACAGACCGACGAGATAAGCCTCGCTCGCTTCTTGGAGGGCCATGACAGCAGAACTTTGGAAGCGCAGCTCGGTCTTGAAATCCTGAGCAATCTCACGAACAAGTCGCTGGAAGGGGAGTTTGCGGATGAGAAGTTCGGTGCTCTTCTGGTAGCGGCGAATCTCACGAAGTGCGACTGTGCCGGGCCTATAGCGATGAGGTTTCTTCACTCCTCCGGTGGCGGGGGCACTCTTGCGAGCAGCCTTCGTAGCCAGTTGCTTGCGAGGAGCCTTGCCTCCAGTCGACTTGCGAGCCGTCTGCTTGGTGCGAGCCATGTTTTCTTCAGGTAACGAGTGGGGAGATTTTTCGATGCGGAGTtgggaagagaatgaaaccgcCGGACATCCAGCTCCCATTTTATATCGCGGACGATGGATCCCTAGACCCGGGACGGATCCAATCCgtggcctgtgattggtcaagcaGTGATTTCCTTTGTCCGAACTGGGCGCACCAGCCCCGCAGCGGCGGCCCCCACCCGTCCCGTCCGCTATGGTTGGTCACGCCGCTCAACCTGTTCACGCCTTCCCGTAGATGGCGCCGTTGAGATACCAGCTCGCGAATTCAATGATTATTGCGGCGTATAATATACTGTATTTTCTGTATGCAGGCTGctgtaacagtgatattattaCTATACGTGCATGATGGTATTTGGAATAGATTCATATAGCAACAGCTCGTTAAGAAGACGATTCTATAAAGCGGTGTGGTAATTTAATACACTCTTTTACCCGAAAGGGAAGAGCTGGCTGATTGGAAGTTAATCTATATTGTGCGGGTCTTAAACATTAATCTGTAATATGTTTGCCTAATTTTACCATGTTTCAATCAGGTGGTGCTGTCAATAAACTAATTAACGAATACATTAAGTGAACACGAGAAgcaaatataaataagcatacaatgtgaagtCACTATAAACAAGCGATGATTTGTATTTCTCTGGTGGGTAAAGTACTAGCTTTTCGATTCGTTATAATTAGGATATGATTAGGTTTTCATACAACAGtgggatattctttcttggttatgtggtggccctgataagggccgtttgaGATATAGGCGACTGTGGACATCTACTTGGATGTAGTGTACTTGGTGACAGCTTTGGTGCCCTCGCTGACGGCGTGCTTTGCCAGTTCTCCGGGGAGAAGGAGGCGCACTGCGGTCTGCACTTCACGGCTGCTGATGGTCGACTTCTTGTTGTACTGACCGAGACGTGCAGCTTCGGCGGCGATGCGTTCGAAAATGTCGTTGACGAAGCTGTTCATGATGGACATGGCGCGACTCgaaattccagtatctgggtggacttgcttcagaaccttgtagatgtagatgccgtagctctccttcctcttcctacgcCTCTTCTTGTCGGCATTGGGCCGGGGAGCCTTGGCAGCTTTCTTGGAACCCTTCTTGGCAACTTGTCCGGATGGAGGAGCCATTGTGAGCGTTGACTAGAGACTAGGCGGATGCGAATTCGATGcagctttgaaagagaaatgttatgGTCAGCTGCCCCCTTTCCTCTTTTATACGCGTTTGGAGGATCCGCTCGCACAgttcatgcaaattagatgaggattAGCAGAAGCATCGATTCAGGCGGGCGTGACGGCCCcgcctgccggccggccggccgcggTGGTGGAATAACGGTTTCTGCCACCAGATGGCAGTAGACagatttttgtccaattttaccTTAATTTGTTCACGAATtgcgtgtaaaaatgaaaaacgtgaataatattctctgcaaatattaaatcaccatttacttttcttttcttttctctttgtaatcaaactagatctagaaaatctcctgtaactatatatattctgtttcgtatctcgcaaaaaaagctGCTAACTTCCCTTATTCCTTTTGATTGCGTGTTAAGCTTACACATGTTATCTACCTTCGTCGCCGCTCGCTGACACGCTGAAGCTGAaatctatttgtaaatattcattttgcgttagaaaaaaaaaaacataccttCTTGCATTCATACTTTGctgatactctttttttttttacctacttgattgattgattgattgattgattgattgactgcttGTTTCCCACTGCACAATACCAAAAGCCAATGTCAGACAGCAAGATATTGTCCAGACTTACCCACATTTTGTATTGAGGGTATTGAATCTGCGTAAAATTGGCTATATGCAAAATAGGGTATAGAATCTATCCTCTTTAGTGAGTTTAACTCAATATCAGGTGAAGCCAAACAATCTACTttattcataatacaatgtagtcaataattagcagggtttgtttttttttttttttgtgtgtggtttttttttttttttggtgggtgtgtgtgtgtgtgtgtgtgtgtcttttttatcttctgtttttgtttttgtttgtttgtttgtttgtttgttttttttttctgaatgatacTGTCTTGGTAGTATCTCCAAATTCCAGTCCATGTCCAGGCGCGGGGCGGCATGTGCATTgtgagcttcacaactctgaaatatctgtgagcaaaggcaacaacttcaccaaagaaatgtgtaatgttgttgctttatacaaCCCGCCCACTATGGGagcaacaactttaccaaaaaggcaacaactttacacataaagcaacaactttacaattgtatgacaacaactttacaattgtatgacaacaactttacttatgaaaataacgtctctctctttctttctttctctctctctctctctctctctctctcactctctctatttgcaaCTGGGGGCTGTGATCAGCGAATGGATGCCATAATTATTCTATTACCTTCAATTACAACCGGTAAACTCTGTAAAGCGTATAATGAGGGCGTTTTAAGAGCATTGCCacgaaacagaaatctgaacttAAAAGATGTACGAACAGTGTggttatatagatagatagattgcgCATTGATTCAAACGTGCTACTTATGATGACGTTCCgtaataaagaaaaggaaagagatgtggaaacttgtttcattaagtgtattctttcttgataatgtggtggctctgaaaagagccgttgttttgtggtgcaggaggCCGTTAAATTCTAGCCGCCAAATCCGTAGAGTGTTCGTCCCTGCCTCTTCAATGCGTAGACGACGTCCATGGCAGTAACCGTCTTGCGTTTGGCATGCTCGCAGTATGTCACTGCATCGCGGATCACGTTCTCAAGGAAGACTTTCAGGACTCCGCGGGTTTCTTCGTAGATGAGGCCCGAGATTCGCTTCACGCCGCCCCTTCTTGCCAGACGACGGATGGCTGGCTTGGTGATGCCCTGGATGTTATCTCGAAGAACTTTGCGGTGCCGCTTTGCTCCTCCCTTTCCTAGTCCTTTGCCTCCTTTACCGCGTCCAGACATGATGGCGTGAGTTGATTGTGGTTTAGCTGATGAGAGATCCAAAAGCCGAATGATGACGCTCCCAATGACCGAACAGGGTTAAGTAACCGCTTTGCGGACATGGAGGGCGACGCCCCATTCTCCTACTGTCCGCCGCGGCCAGCCCACGATCCGCCTGCACGAGATCCGGCTGGATCGAGTGCGCCACCTCACGGCCGTTCGTTGCGTTGACCAGACCAGCACCGCGAGTCGGACGGGCACTGTGTCACATCACATACATTACTCTGTCGCACATTAcctaaagaaatgaacaaataaaatacacatatgaTAATATTGACAGCACAAAGCTACATAGATATGGAGtggcagatatatacatatacatatacatatatacacacactcacactcacataaTTTCGAGCTTGAAAcgatttttcagagtaaaacttctctcccaaacgaaaaccatcaccctccccccgctcgcatTCTGTTTAGCCTATTTTCGCTAGCTCTCACACAATTGTTTGCTCTTGAGTAACACATAAAACTCCTCAATTGTGCCTTCATCTACCATTCTCTCCTTTTCAacataaattcaccaatatagaatgatttctgtttttgtaaactattcctttctatttccccgtttcgtgtatttccttcttttttttttttctttcttttctcagtgCATCTTTCCATCGACTGGTTGATACTGCAAcaattattctttcttgggtttgtggtggctcttaaaagagccgtttgatttttggtgtgaggTGCAAATAAACTTATTTGGCACCCTTCTTGGCAGCAGGCTTCTTTGGTTTTGCCGCCTTGGATTTGGTCGTCGTCTTCTTCGCCACTTTCTTCGGGGTTGCCTTCTTGGATGGCTTCTTTGCTGCGGTCTTCTTCTTGGGCGTCTTCGTTTTCTCCGACTTGGTTGCTGTCTTCTTCGCCGGCTTCTTCTTTgtcgccttcttcttcttctccttcttttctgctgcagctttggccttcttggcgaccgccttctctttctttgcggCTGCCTTTGCCTTTGCCTTCTCGCGGTCAgccttgacctttgccttctgcttctcttttcgtgccttctccgcCGCCTCTGCCTttgctgccttgacgttcagctTGAAAGAGCCAGATGCCCCGACACCTTTCGTCTGAACCAGTGTCTcgttggcaacccctttccgcaGAGCTCGCTTGATGAAGATGGTCTGTCGGTCCATATCGCCTACTTTGTAGTTGGCTGCGATGTACTTCTTAATGGCCTGAAGCGATGATCCATTCCGCTCCTTCAGTGCGCCGATAGCAGCATTGACCATCACCTGGGTCGGTGGATGCTCGGGCGCTTTCTTCTTGGTCGTCTTCTTTGCTGCTTCCGAAGCCGCCATCACGATAACAATCGATGCGATACGTAGTGAGTCAGAGAGTAGTGGAACAAAACTAATGACTCGCAACCTTCGCACTGTCGTTTTATCAGCTCATTGCGTACCTCGAAGGAATCACCGGACATCTCGGGCATGGCGTCGTGCAGACGCTCTGCCTAATGTGCTTCCACATCTGTTCTCTGTTTCATATTACTTGATTTACTTTTCTGCTCCATTTGTTTTATCCACGTGTTTCCCTAAGGCAGCTGTTTTATATTACAACATGCCGAAAACTGCAACAATTTTAGACAGCAAACGCACAAACACTAGAGCATTaatgcaatcaaacacacaaacgtcCTACATACATGTGGCTGTGCTGTTCTTATGTTGTCGATAAATTActcttttattttaatacctTCTTTTTAACCTCAGAACGGCCTCGCCTGACGATTTATCATCTGTGcgtttcataaattcataaattcttCCGAAATTAACTTGGTACTTAACTCTTGCTTATTTTCATACTCTAGTCTATGCTTATTCTTTACTCCATATTCTCTCCTCATCTAATGGTATGTATTGCCACCTTATatatttagtctttattctttgGTCTAGATATCCCTTATCCATTTTGTCTCcttatataatatcatgcattgtcaccttacatatttatcattatatttcttcctttctctacatttcctatttatgtgtgattcaagtaaggataattagagagagagagagagagagagagagagaaaggaaaaaaaaaagaaaaagaaaagaaaagaaaaaaaaacagatatagcggaaatctcaacacaacacaaaatagcatgatgaattgaatgtattctttctggaaaatgtggtggccctgataagggccgtttggTTGAAAAGAGCCGCCGTGAAGTGTCTAACTGGACTTTGCAGtcttcttcggcagaagcacagCCTGGATGTTTGGCAGTACACCACCCTGAGCGATTGTCACGCCTCCCAGCAGCTTGTTCAGCTCTTCGTCGTTGCGAACGGCAAGTTGAAGATGTCGCGGGATGATCCTCGTCTTCTTGTTATCGCGTGCGGCGTTGCCGGCCAGCTCCAGAATCTCAGCGGTCAGGTACTCCAGAACAGCAGCTAGGTACACTGGTGCACCAGCGCCTACTCTCTGGGCGTAGTTGCCTTTACGAAGGAAGCGATGAACTCGGCCGACGGGGAACTGCAGGCCGGCGCGTGATGATCGAGACTTGGCcttggtgcgagccttgccagattttcctcgtccagacatgattggagacggagagacaaatgtgttgacgtgatctgaatgctgattcaactgagagtgtgatccccgccgattgtttccgcacccatttataccccgctcggggatccagcgggtcaagatccttttgttgaccggtcgaccaatcagcgtagccggtGGCAGAAGTGGGCAGCTGCTACTGCTGCCagtgcggacacaagcgctgtttgctgccctcttgctggctaactcgGCACAGTGTGTAGTAGTTCAATGCAGCTAGTTGTATCGCGGCGGCTGTCCATGtattatatttcacaataaagcaattgtgaatacacactttcagttgaatcagcattcagatcacgtcaacacattggtAAAAAGGCTCCGAATTAACgtcacaatctttttttttttccttttcttgaccacatagttttactttttcttacccccctcccttcactccttctgtctccctatctatccctctcccccccccccctctctctctctctcttcctctctatcAAGCACCTTACAGACCCCTTCTCGTCTCAGTTACATATGAATTGATTTGCTAGGTACATAATCACCGTAGACTGCGTTtcatttgaagggggggggcagatatccCTACTTTACgtgcatttcatttatctttgtggttttcttgttctcatttttcatttccgttcaactacgtgtgcacttttaaatacataaatatctaacatcatccaaggctctactttttaaaactaagaataacaaacagaatattgtcctgtatgaaccatgatattctttcttgataatgtggtggctctgaaaagagccgttgtgtTGTGTGGTGCGACCACGGAGGACAGGCCTCTCTCTACGCCCTCTCTCCCCGGATGCGACGGGCCAGCTGAATGTCCTTGGGCATGATGGTAACCCGCTTGGCGTGGATGGCGCACAGGTTGGTGTCTTCGAACAGACCGACGAGATAAGCCTCGCTCGCTTCTTGGAGGGCCATGACAGCAGAACTTTGGAAGCGCAGCTCGGTCTTGAAATCCTGAGCAATCTCACGAACAAGTCGCTGGAAGGGGAGTTTGCGGATGAGAAGTTCGGTGCTCTTCTGGTAGCGGCGAATCTCACGAAGTGCGACTGTGCCGGGCCTATAGCGATGAGGTTTCTTCACTCCTCCGGTGGCGGGGGCACTCTTGCGAGCAGCCTTCGTAGCCAGTTGCTTGCGAGGAGCCTTGCCTCCAGTCGACTTGCGAGCCGTCTGCTTGGTGCGAGCCATGTTTTCTTCAGGTAACGAGTGGGGAGATTTTTCGATGCGGAGTtgggaagagaatgaaaccgcCGGACATCCAGCTCCCATTTTATAT encodes:
- the LOC140226446 gene encoding histone H2B.2, embryonic encodes the protein MAPPSGQVAKKGSKKAAKAPRPNADKKRRRKRKESYGIYIYKVLKQVHPDTGISSRAMSIMNSFVNDIFERIAAEAARLGQYNKKSTISSREVQTAVRLLLPGELAKHAVSEGTKAVTKYTTSK